In one Silene latifolia isolate original U9 population chromosome 10, ASM4854445v1, whole genome shotgun sequence genomic region, the following are encoded:
- the LOC141608350 gene encoding uncharacterized protein LOC141608350, producing MGMVIRDFEGKVERAGVVQVYEKWTPEIAEAKAAEFGLRTARQMGLQNVELESDSMTLINMLRARTFPLNYFGRIGRTVLDIANSFTCIKFNFTRRNGNAVAHGLAHLLPLSILQRNFNKIISNLNSATLKTDAGSVITLEEMDEVQEALAIYCKENIYEVND from the exons ATGGGCATGGTTATTCGAGACTTTGAGGGTAAAGTTGAAAGAGCGGGTGTTGTTCAAGTATATGAAAAGTGGACTCCGGAAATTGCTGAAGCTAAAGCGGCTGAATTTGGATTGCGTACGGCTCGACAAATGGGTCTTCAGAATGTTGAGTTGGAGTCTGATTCAATGACTTTGATTAATATGTTGAGGGCGAGGACTTTTCCCTTAAATTACTTTGGTAGAATTGGTAGAACGGTCCTGGATATTGCTAATTCTTTTACTTGCATTAAGTTTAATTTTACTCGTAGAAATGGGAATGCGGTGGCACATGGATTAGCTCACCTATTACCGTTATC AATTCTACAAAGGAACTTCAATAAGATTATTTCAAACCTGAACAGTGCTACCCTGAAAACTGATGCAG GTTCAGTAATAACACTTGAAGAAATGGACGAGGTTCAGGAGGCTTTGGCTATATATTGTAAAGAAAATATATATGAAGTGAACGATTGA